One Agelaius phoeniceus isolate bAgePho1 chromosome 6, bAgePho1.hap1, whole genome shotgun sequence DNA window includes the following coding sequences:
- the WDR89 gene encoding WD repeat-containing protein 89, giving the protein MTAVETVERQLAGLRIARRGEPSEEPAYLLDIHTSSAAQPGGSPLVAVSCSNECLRVYDRDALRCLRQYGGRGGVLAGVRFAHTCHSLVFSACSQGTVKCWDVRSAAQKPVQVFSGYPSNVFISFDVSCSDLIVCAGTEKVEKDAFLVFWDARGVTDCASATKEPLGVYSESHNDDITKICFHPVEPNLVVSGSTDGLVNVFDINKDNEDDALISTCNSDSSVSSLGWSGEDYKQVYCTTHDEGFCWWDMAQLDTEEPITLLHVLDVRESVCAESHGLHYLVGGFYHEKAGKLFLIGGTSTGDIHLISCSTEGLSLVGTLGGGHSATVRSFCWSPTDESLLTGGEDAQLLLWKPGAVERSLTKKASLKISSSVQKRVRVHNTSLKSRKK; this is encoded by the coding sequence ATGACGGCAGTGGAGACGGTGGAGCGGCAGCTGGCGGGGCTGCGCATTGCCAGGCGCGGCGAGCCCAGCGAGGAGCCCGCCTACCTGCTGGACATCCACACCTCCAGCGCTGCCCAGCCCGGGGGCAGCCCCTTGGTGGCCGTGTCCTGCTCCAATGAGTGCCTCAGGGTGTACGACAGGGACGCGCTGCGCTGCCTGCGCCAGTACGGCGGCCGCGGCGGGGTCCTGGCCGGGGTCAGGTTTGCACACACGTGCCACAGCCTGGTgttctctgcctgcagccagggcacggTGAAGTGCTGGGATGTTCGCTCGGCCGCGCAGAAACCGGTGCAGGTGTTCAGTGGTTATCCCTCCAACGTCTTCATCAGCTTCGACGTCAGCTGCAGCGACCTCATCGTTTGCGCCGGAACGGAGAAGGTTGAAAAGGACGCGTTTCTGGTGTTTTGGGATGCCAGAGGCGTTACGgactgtgccagtgccaccaaAGAGCCCTTGGGAGTCTATTCTGAAAGTCACAATGATGACATCACCAAAATCTGTTTTCATCCTGTCGAACCCAATTTGGTAGTGTCTGGGTCGACCGATGGCTTGGTGAATGTGTTTGACATCAACAAGGACAACGAAGATGACGCTTTGATATCCACTTGCAATTCAGATTCATCAGTGAGCTCTCTTGGCTGGTCTGGGGAAGATTACAAACAGGTCTATTGCACGACACACGATGAGGGGTTCTGCTGGTGGGACATGGCTCAGCTGGACACCGAGGAGCCGATAACCCTGCTGCATGTTCTGGATGTCAGAGAGTCGGTGTGCGCTGAAAGCCACGGCCTGCATTACCTGGTGGGAGGCTTCTACCACGAGAAGGCAGGGAAACTCTTCCTGATTGGGGGAACCTCCACAGGAGACATCCACCTGATCAGCTGCAGCACCGAGGGCCTGAGCCTGGTGGGGACCCTGGGTGGGGGACACTCGGCCACCGTCCGCTCCTTCTGCTGGAGCCCCACGGATGAGTCTCTGCTGACGGGTGGAGAGGATGCTCAGCTGTTGCTATGGAAACCCGGGGCTGTGGAAAGGTCCCTCACAAAGAAAGCATCTCTGAAGATCTCTTCTTCCGTGCAGAAGAGAGTGAGAGTTCACAACACCTCCctcaaaagcaggaaaaagtgA